The Armatimonadota bacterium genome contains a region encoding:
- a CDS encoding metallophosphoesterase, producing MKSVKILFAIVMCLLLATGAWATDFTIFFASEMHYPGGMITDRSRAGVQAMNNLPGMAWPYGTVPTPSAFIACGDLADGGAWGTTYASDAPQWYTNRNYTHQWNGFDYNFPLYGVQGDNNRLRYPRYAVPGNHDWWRWCGYTLGTSQWVATKLKAQYGNCNSTNGNVYYSFNIDGIHFAALGRYPDSYVLSWLANDLAGVGTDTPVILFMHYALNDDEEWWSYAQRQLLANAIAGYNVIAILHGHTHSTTHYTWNGYDVYDDGALTEYGGVNVMHITDTTIDTAHYSANVDGNGNWSGGGWLWSYQKTY from the coding sequence ATGAAATCAGTAAAGATTTTGTTTGCAATCGTTATGTGCTTGCTTCTGGCAACAGGAGCCTGGGCGACTGACTTTACCATCTTTTTCGCATCAGAGATGCACTACCCCGGAGGGATGATCACCGACAGGTCCAGGGCAGGCGTGCAGGCAATGAACAATCTGCCCGGTATGGCTTGGCCTTACGGAACCGTCCCGACACCGAGCGCTTTTATAGCGTGCGGCGACCTTGCCGATGGCGGCGCATGGGGCACTACATATGCCAGCGATGCCCCGCAATGGTACACCAACCGCAATTACACGCACCAGTGGAACGGGTTCGACTATAACTTCCCGCTATATGGAGTGCAGGGAGACAATAATCGGCTGAGATATCCCCGCTATGCCGTACCCGGCAATCACGACTGGTGGAGATGGTGCGGCTACACGCTAGGCACATCTCAATGGGTAGCTACAAAGCTAAAGGCTCAATACGGCAATTGCAACTCCACAAACGGCAATGTATATTACTCGTTCAACATCGACGGCATCCACTTTGCCGCATTGGGCCGTTACCCCGACTCGTATGTTCTGAGTTGGCTGGCAAACGATCTTGCCGGTGTGGGCACCGATACGCCTGTCATCCTCTTTATGCACTATGCTCTCAATGACGACGAGGAGTGGTGGAGCTACGCGCAGCGTCAACTGCTGGCCAATGCAATAGCGGGCTATAATGTTATAGCCATACTGCACGGCCATACACACAGCACCACGCACTATACCTGGAACGGCTACGATGTGTATGATGACGGCGCTTTGACTGAGTATGGCGGCGTGAATGTGATGCATATTACCGATACTACAATCGACACCGCGCACTATTCGGCAAATGTAGACGGAAACGGCAACTGGAGCGGCGGCGGCTGGTTGTGGTCGTATCAGAAAACATATTAG